In one window of Streptomyces griseus subsp. griseus DNA:
- a CDS encoding SGNH/GDSL hydrolase family protein produces MRTARAALTALSFVGVAALAGCSGESSGDGVSQDASATASSSPSASPSPSPASGWNPNPGSVAAVGDSITRGFDACSALADCPEVSWATGSDRLVRSLAVRLLGEKKAADRSWNHAVSGARMAQLPEQMALAAEERPELVTVMMGANDACRESVRLMTPVEDFRASFEASMRQLRAGAPKAQVYVSSVPDLKRLWSTGRLDEGAKTVWSLGICRSMLAEADDLGPAAVARRDAVRDRVVAYNEVLRDVCAKDRHCRYDGGAVFGFRFTGAQLSQWDWFHPSRDGQARLAEIAYRTVTAAQPPA; encoded by the coding sequence ATGCGCACCGCCCGGGCCGCGCTGACGGCGCTCTCGTTCGTCGGTGTCGCCGCGCTGGCCGGATGCAGCGGTGAGAGTTCGGGTGACGGCGTGTCACAGGACGCGTCCGCCACCGCATCCTCCTCACCCTCCGCCTCGCCGTCGCCCTCCCCCGCCTCCGGCTGGAACCCGAATCCGGGGTCCGTCGCGGCGGTCGGGGACTCCATCACCCGGGGCTTCGACGCCTGCTCGGCGCTGGCTGACTGCCCCGAGGTCTCCTGGGCGACCGGGAGCGACCGGCTGGTGCGGAGCCTGGCCGTCCGGCTGCTGGGTGAGAAGAAGGCGGCGGACCGGAGCTGGAACCACGCGGTGTCGGGGGCCCGGATGGCGCAGCTGCCGGAGCAGATGGCGCTGGCGGCGGAGGAGCGGCCGGAGCTGGTCACGGTGATGATGGGCGCCAACGACGCCTGCCGGGAGTCGGTGCGGCTGATGACGCCCGTCGAGGACTTCCGGGCGTCGTTCGAGGCGTCGATGCGGCAGCTGCGGGCGGGGGCGCCCAAGGCGCAGGTGTACGTGTCCAGCGTGCCGGACCTGAAGCGGCTCTGGTCGACCGGGCGGCTGGACGAGGGGGCCAAGACGGTCTGGAGCCTCGGCATCTGCCGGTCCATGCTCGCGGAGGCGGACGACCTGGGGCCCGCCGCCGTGGCGCGGCGGGACGCGGTGCGGGACCGGGTGGTGGCGTACAACGAGGTGCTGCGGGACGTCTGCGCGAAGGACCGGCACTGCCGGTACGACGGCGGCGCGGTCTTCGGCTTCCGCTTCACCGGGGCGCAGCTCAGCCAGTGGGACTGGTTCCACCCCAGCCGCGACGGCCAGGCCCGGCTGGCCGAGATCGCCTACCGCACCGTCACGGCGGCTCAGCCCCCCGCGTAG
- a CDS encoding aldose epimerase family protein, giving the protein MSMGTATATYAEDFGTLADGSPVRRWTLERDGVRVRVLTYGAIVQCVEVPGRDGVRGAVALGLPEVAGYEEFPAPYFGAVVGRYANRIGGASFVLDGRTYRLTPNEGRVHLHGGVRGFDKRVWAAEPVPGGVRLSLVAEDGEEGYPGRVDFSVTYTLGPGGALRIGYRAVTDAPTVLNPTSHLYWNLAGALSGSALGQELRIAAGNFTPVGPDAVPTGEYAPVAGTRFDFRRGRAVEAGYDQNFVLDSDGDGDASPGGGRFAAELYDAGSGRVLTVRTTEPGLQLYTADHFDGRPFVPCAGIALETQHFPDSPNRPEFPSTVLRPGEEFVSRTEYAFSVR; this is encoded by the coding sequence ATGAGCATGGGGACGGCGACAGCCACGTACGCGGAAGACTTCGGCACCCTCGCGGACGGGTCGCCGGTCCGCCGGTGGACGCTGGAGCGGGACGGGGTCCGCGTCCGCGTGCTGACGTACGGGGCGATCGTGCAGTGCGTGGAGGTGCCGGGGCGCGACGGGGTGCGGGGAGCCGTGGCGCTGGGGCTGCCGGAGGTGGCGGGGTACGAGGAGTTCCCGGCGCCCTATTTCGGTGCGGTGGTCGGGCGGTACGCCAACCGGATCGGGGGCGCCTCCTTCGTGCTGGACGGCCGGACGTACCGCCTGACGCCCAACGAGGGTCGCGTCCATCTGCACGGCGGGGTGCGGGGCTTCGACAAGCGGGTGTGGGCGGCGGAGCCGGTGCCGGGCGGGGTGCGGTTGTCCCTGGTAGCCGAGGACGGTGAGGAGGGTTATCCGGGGCGGGTCGACTTCTCGGTGACGTACACCCTGGGGCCTGGCGGGGCGCTGCGGATCGGCTACCGGGCGGTGACCGACGCGCCGACCGTGCTCAACCCGACCTCCCATCTGTACTGGAACCTGGCGGGCGCGCTGAGCGGGAGCGCGCTGGGGCAGGAGCTGCGGATCGCGGCCGGGAACTTCACGCCGGTGGGCCCGGACGCGGTGCCGACCGGGGAGTACGCGCCGGTGGCGGGGACCCGGTTCGACTTCCGGCGGGGGCGGGCGGTGGAGGCGGGGTACGACCAGAACTTCGTGCTGGACAGCGACGGGGACGGGGACGCCTCGCCGGGCGGGGGTCGTTTCGCCGCCGAGCTGTACGACGCCGGGTCCGGGCGGGTGCTGACCGTTCGGACCACCGAGCCGGGGCTCCAGCTCTACACGGCCGACCACTTCGACGGGCGGCCGTTCGTGCCGTGCGCCGGGATCGCGCTGGAGACCCAGCACTTCCCGGACTCGCCGAACCGGCCGGAGTTCCCCAGCACCGTCCTGCGGCCCGGCGAGGAGTTCGTCTCGCGTACGGAATACGCCTTCTCGGTCCGCTGA
- a CDS encoding glycoside hydrolase family 3 protein, with the protein MAAASSTSNSKALRREAVDAALAALGLDDKARLLAGQDLWSLPALPAIGLRSLVMSDGPIGVRGVRWTAADPSIALPSPTALAAAWDPELARRAGRLLAQEARRKGVHVLLAPTVNLHRTPLGGRHFEAYSEDPYLTGEIGTGYVRGVQDGGVGTTVKHFVANDAETDRFTVNNVVAPRPLRELYLAPFERIVRNAHPWGIMAAYNQVNGSTMTEHRYLQNAVLRGEWGFDGFIVSDWLAARTTVGAITGGLDAAMPGPRTVYGEALADAVRAGEVDEKIVDIAVRNILLLAARVGALESAPPAVPAADLPAPVDGAALAREIARRSFVLVRNEVRDGAAALPLAPGTTVALSGALARDARVLGGGSALVFPDHVVSPLDGLTAALPEGALTYAVGADPSDELAIAEAGFDLTAVCRDAAGTVLATVPLPSGQIQWIGADLPDGVTHDTLDTVEITGTFTPRESGEHTFGTRGTGSFALTVDDHPLFEGTQDRAPGTDPLGAFFNEPVERGRLPLTAHTPVRVSLNHRPGPGTGHPLKGVAFSLVHLAPLRDPDELIAEAVEAARGADTAIVVVGTTERVESEGFDRTDLRLPGHQDALVHAVAAANPRTIVVVNSGSPVELPWRDEVAAVLLTWFPGQEAGHALADVLRGEDEPGGRLPTTWPAALADVPVSATTPTNGELPYSEGVLIGYRAWEKAGTTPAYAFGHGLGYTTWEYDTVTATPDSVTVRVRNTGPRPGSDTVQIYLAPAPAPTAPERPARWLAGFARVTAAPGESVEVTVPVEARAYQVWDEEAYGWRTVPGTYEVQAARSLADVRATTRVEVTDGQSE; encoded by the coding sequence GTGGCAGCCGCGTCCAGCACCAGCAACTCCAAGGCGCTCCGCCGGGAGGCCGTCGACGCGGCCCTCGCGGCCCTCGGCCTCGACGACAAGGCGCGCCTCCTGGCCGGCCAGGACCTGTGGTCGCTGCCCGCCCTGCCCGCGATCGGCCTGCGCTCCCTGGTGATGTCGGACGGCCCGATCGGGGTCCGGGGCGTCCGCTGGACCGCCGCCGACCCCTCGATCGCCCTGCCCTCGCCCACCGCGCTCGCCGCCGCCTGGGACCCGGAGCTGGCCCGCCGCGCGGGCAGGCTGCTCGCCCAGGAGGCCCGCCGCAAGGGCGTCCATGTGCTGCTCGCGCCCACGGTCAACCTGCACCGCACCCCGCTCGGCGGCCGGCACTTCGAGGCGTACAGCGAGGACCCGTACCTCACCGGCGAGATCGGCACCGGCTACGTCCGGGGCGTCCAGGACGGCGGGGTCGGCACCACCGTCAAGCACTTCGTGGCCAACGACGCCGAGACCGACCGCTTCACCGTCAACAACGTCGTCGCCCCGCGCCCCCTGCGCGAGCTGTACCTCGCCCCCTTCGAGCGGATCGTCAGGAACGCCCACCCCTGGGGCATCATGGCCGCCTACAACCAGGTCAACGGCTCCACGATGACCGAGCACCGCTACCTCCAGAACGCCGTGCTGCGCGGCGAATGGGGCTTCGACGGCTTCATCGTCTCCGACTGGCTCGCCGCCCGGACCACCGTCGGCGCCATCACCGGCGGGCTGGACGCCGCGATGCCCGGCCCGCGCACGGTCTACGGCGAGGCGCTGGCCGACGCGGTCCGGGCCGGTGAGGTGGACGAGAAGATCGTCGACATCGCCGTACGGAACATCCTGCTGCTCGCCGCCCGGGTCGGCGCCCTGGAGTCGGCTCCGCCCGCCGTGCCCGCCGCCGACCTCCCCGCCCCCGTGGACGGCGCTGCGCTGGCCCGCGAGATCGCCCGCCGCTCCTTCGTGCTCGTACGCAACGAGGTACGCGACGGGGCCGCCGCCCTCCCGCTCGCCCCCGGGACCACCGTCGCCCTCTCCGGAGCGCTCGCCCGGGACGCCCGGGTGCTCGGCGGCGGCTCGGCCCTGGTCTTCCCCGACCATGTGGTCTCCCCGCTGGACGGGCTCACCGCCGCCCTTCCCGAGGGCGCGCTGACCTACGCCGTCGGCGCCGACCCCAGCGACGAACTGGCCATCGCGGAGGCCGGGTTCGACCTCACCGCCGTCTGCCGCGACGCGGCGGGGACCGTCCTCGCCACCGTCCCGCTGCCCAGCGGCCAGATCCAGTGGATCGGCGCCGACCTGCCCGACGGCGTCACCCACGACACCCTGGACACCGTCGAGATCACCGGCACCTTCACCCCGCGCGAGAGCGGCGAGCACACCTTCGGCACCCGGGGCACCGGCTCCTTCGCCCTCACCGTCGACGACCACCCCCTCTTCGAGGGCACCCAGGACCGCGCCCCCGGCACCGACCCGCTGGGCGCCTTCTTCAACGAGCCGGTCGAACGCGGCCGCCTCCCCCTCACCGCGCACACCCCCGTCCGGGTCTCCCTCAACCACCGCCCCGGCCCCGGAACCGGCCACCCGCTCAAGGGCGTCGCCTTCTCGCTCGTCCACCTCGCCCCGCTCCGCGACCCGGACGAACTGATCGCCGAGGCCGTCGAGGCGGCCCGCGGCGCGGACACCGCGATCGTGGTCGTCGGCACCACCGAACGCGTCGAGTCCGAGGGCTTCGACCGCACCGACCTGCGCCTCCCCGGCCACCAGGACGCCCTGGTCCACGCGGTCGCCGCCGCCAACCCCCGTACGATCGTCGTCGTCAACTCCGGCTCCCCGGTGGAGCTGCCCTGGCGCGACGAGGTCGCCGCGGTCCTGCTGACCTGGTTCCCCGGCCAGGAGGCGGGCCACGCGCTCGCCGACGTACTGCGCGGGGAGGACGAGCCGGGCGGCCGCCTCCCCACCACCTGGCCCGCCGCCCTGGCCGACGTCCCGGTCTCCGCCACCACTCCGACCAACGGCGAACTCCCGTACAGCGAAGGCGTCCTCATCGGCTACCGCGCCTGGGAGAAGGCCGGCACGACCCCCGCGTACGCCTTCGGCCACGGGCTCGGTTACACCACCTGGGAGTACGACACCGTCACGGCCACCCCCGACTCGGTCACCGTGCGCGTCCGCAACACCGGCCCGCGCCCCGGCAGCGACACCGTCCAGATCTACCTGGCCCCCGCACCCGCCCCCACCGCCCCCGAGCGCCCGGCCCGCTGGCTCGCCGGCTTCGCCCGGGTCACCGCGGCCCCCGGCGAGAGCGTGGAGGTCACGGTCCCCGTCGAGGCGCGCGCGTACCAGGTCTGGGACGAGGAGGCGTACGGCTGGCGGACGGTCCCCGGCACGTACGAGGTCCAGGCCGCCCGCTCCCTGGCCGACGTCCGCGCGACCACCAGGGTGGAGGTCACCGACGGTCAGTCGGAGTAG
- a CDS encoding TetR/AcrR family transcriptional regulator — protein MARARSEERRAEILRATFEVIAERGYRGATLGAVAERVGLTQQGLLHHFPTKEALLVAVLEERDRWDTGGGGGEEGAWRLELLGSLVEYNAMRPVIVRTFSALLGESVTEDHPAREFFTRRYTQVRAGMAATLRAEYGDTLPGGLTPERAAVLLVAVMDGLQYQWLLDPEAVDMPGAFGDFLGLLKGPGPSG, from the coding sequence ATGGCACGGGCCAGGAGCGAGGAGCGGCGGGCCGAGATCCTGCGGGCCACCTTCGAAGTCATCGCCGAGCGCGGCTACCGGGGCGCGACGCTGGGGGCGGTGGCCGAGCGGGTGGGCCTGACCCAGCAGGGGCTGCTGCACCACTTCCCGACGAAGGAGGCGCTGCTGGTGGCGGTGCTGGAGGAGCGGGACCGCTGGGACACCGGCGGGGGCGGGGGCGAGGAGGGGGCCTGGCGGCTGGAGCTGCTGGGCTCGCTGGTGGAGTACAACGCGATGCGGCCGGTGATCGTGCGGACCTTCTCGGCGCTGCTCGGCGAGAGCGTGACGGAGGACCACCCCGCCCGGGAGTTCTTCACCCGCCGCTACACCCAGGTCCGGGCGGGCATGGCGGCCACACTGCGCGCCGAGTACGGCGACACGCTGCCGGGCGGTCTGACCCCGGAGCGGGCGGCGGTGCTGCTGGTGGCGGTGATGGACGGGTTGCAGTACCAGTGGCTGCTGGACCCGGAGGCGGTGGACATGCCGGGGGCGTTCGGGGACTTCCTGGGGCTGCTGAAGGGACCCGGGCCCTCCGGGTGA
- a CDS encoding EI24 domain-containing protein, whose amino-acid sequence MSDLGAGFGYLLKGQSWVFGHGRWFGFGLLPGLITLVVYAGALVGLGYGADDLAAWATPFADDWSSPWLGLLRTTLTAFVFVFGLFLAVITFTAVTLLVGQPFYESLSEEVERSEGGEVHESGLPLWRELWISARDSVRILLRVALFGIALFACGFIPVVGQTVVPAIGLCVSGFFLAEELTGVALQRRGLVLKKRLGLLRGRRLLVLGFGVPLAASFLVPFVAVFLMPGAVAGATLLARDLVDPLGGGAAPAVPEKTA is encoded by the coding sequence ATGAGCGATCTCGGGGCAGGCTTCGGCTACTTGTTGAAGGGGCAGAGCTGGGTCTTCGGGCACGGCCGGTGGTTCGGCTTCGGACTGCTGCCCGGACTGATCACCCTGGTCGTGTACGCCGGTGCCCTGGTCGGACTCGGTTACGGCGCCGACGACCTCGCCGCCTGGGCCACCCCGTTCGCCGACGACTGGTCCTCGCCCTGGCTCGGCCTGCTCCGCACCACGCTGACCGCGTTCGTCTTCGTCTTCGGACTCTTCCTCGCGGTCATCACCTTCACCGCCGTCACCCTCCTGGTCGGCCAGCCGTTCTACGAGTCGCTCTCCGAGGAGGTCGAACGGAGCGAGGGCGGCGAGGTCCACGAGTCGGGGCTGCCGCTCTGGCGCGAACTGTGGATCTCCGCCCGGGACTCCGTACGCATCCTGCTGCGCGTCGCCCTCTTCGGGATCGCCCTCTTCGCCTGCGGCTTCATCCCGGTCGTCGGCCAGACCGTCGTCCCCGCGATCGGCCTCTGCGTCTCCGGCTTCTTCCTGGCGGAGGAGCTGACCGGGGTGGCCCTCCAGCGCCGGGGGCTGGTCCTGAAGAAGCGGCTCGGTCTGCTGCGTGGCCGCCGGCTGCTGGTGCTCGGCTTCGGCGTCCCGCTCGCCGCCTCGTTCCTGGTCCCGTTCGTCGCGGTGTTCCTGATGCCGGGAGCGGTCGCCGGGGCCACCCTCCTCGCCCGCGACCTGGTCGACCCGCTGGGCGGCGGAGCCGCGCCCGCCGTGCCGGAGAAGACCGCCTGA
- a CDS encoding organic hydroperoxide resistance protein → MTIQKIDVAYTAVATAENGRDGRVSSDDGQLDVVVNPPKAMGGSGAGTNPEQLFAAGYSACFQGALGVVARQEKADISGSTVTASVSIGKTEAGGFGLEVAISATIPNVDAATAQSLIEKAHQVCPYSNATRGNIKVELSVA, encoded by the coding sequence ATGACCATCCAGAAGATCGACGTCGCCTACACCGCTGTCGCCACCGCCGAGAACGGCCGTGACGGCCGCGTCTCCTCGGACGACGGCCAGCTGGACGTCGTCGTCAACCCGCCGAAGGCCATGGGCGGCAGCGGCGCGGGCACCAACCCCGAGCAGCTCTTCGCGGCCGGGTACAGCGCCTGCTTCCAGGGCGCGCTGGGCGTCGTCGCCCGCCAGGAGAAGGCCGACATCTCCGGCTCCACGGTCACCGCCTCCGTCTCCATCGGCAAGACCGAGGCCGGCGGCTTCGGCCTGGAGGTCGCCATCAGCGCGACCATCCCCAACGTCGACGCCGCCACCGCCCAGTCGCTCATCGAGAAGGCCCACCAGGTCTGCCCGTACTCGAACGCGACCCGCGGCAACATCAAGGTCGAGCTCTCCGTCGCCTGA
- a CDS encoding NADP-dependent oxidoreductase, with product MSAALPTSSREWHLVARPHGWPKAEDFALREAAVAAPAEGRILVRNKFFSVDPYMRGRMNDVKSYTPPFQLDHPMEGGAVGEVIASNAEGFAVGDHVLHGLGWREIADVPAKHAVKVDPDLAPLSAYLGVLGMTGLTAYAGLFDVASFKEGDAVFVSGAAGAVGSQVGQLAKLKGASRVIGSAGSDEKVKLLTEEYGFDAAFNYKNGPVRDQLKEAAPDGIDVYFDNVGGDHLEAAIGALNVHGRATICGMIAQYNATEPTPGPRNMALIIGKRLRLQGMLVGDHADLQPKFVEEVAGWLASGELKYRETTVEGIENGYDAFVGLLRGENTGKMIVSLV from the coding sequence ATGTCTGCAGCACTTCCCACGTCCAGCCGCGAATGGCACCTCGTCGCCCGCCCCCACGGCTGGCCCAAGGCCGAGGACTTCGCGCTGCGTGAGGCCGCCGTGGCCGCTCCGGCCGAAGGCCGCATCCTCGTCCGCAACAAGTTCTTCTCGGTCGACCCGTACATGCGCGGCCGGATGAACGACGTGAAGTCGTACACCCCGCCCTTCCAGCTGGACCACCCGATGGAGGGCGGCGCGGTCGGCGAGGTCATCGCCTCGAACGCCGAGGGCTTCGCGGTGGGCGACCACGTCCTGCACGGCCTCGGCTGGCGCGAGATCGCCGACGTGCCCGCCAAGCACGCGGTGAAGGTCGACCCCGACCTCGCCCCGCTCTCCGCCTACCTCGGCGTGCTCGGCATGACCGGACTCACCGCCTACGCGGGCCTGTTCGACGTCGCCTCCTTCAAGGAGGGCGACGCGGTCTTCGTCTCCGGCGCCGCCGGTGCCGTCGGCAGCCAGGTCGGCCAGCTCGCCAAGCTCAAGGGCGCCTCCCGGGTCATCGGCTCCGCCGGCTCCGACGAGAAGGTCAAGCTCCTCACCGAGGAGTACGGCTTCGACGCCGCGTTCAACTACAAGAACGGGCCCGTCCGCGACCAGCTCAAGGAAGCCGCCCCCGACGGCATCGACGTCTACTTCGACAACGTCGGCGGCGACCACCTCGAAGCGGCGATCGGCGCGCTCAACGTGCACGGCCGCGCCACCATCTGCGGCATGATCGCCCAGTACAACGCGACCGAGCCGACCCCCGGCCCGCGCAACATGGCGCTGATCATCGGCAAGCGGCTGCGGCTCCAGGGCATGCTCGTCGGCGACCACGCCGACCTCCAGCCGAAGTTCGTCGAGGAGGTCGCCGGCTGGCTGGCCTCCGGCGAACTGAAGTACCGCGAGACGACGGTCGAGGGCATCGAGAACGGTTACGACGCGTTTGTCGGCCTCCTGCGCGGTGAGAACACCGGGAAGATGATCGTTTCGCTCGTCTGA
- a CDS encoding MarR family winged helix-turn-helix transcriptional regulator, with protein sequence MATRTDPLTLEVVDLIGTVVARYHEEYDRAAAEHSLTGAQARVLGLLALEPTPMRKIAVKLKCEPSNVTGIVDRLETRGLVERRPDPVDRRVKVAAATETGVRTARQLRDSLNFAREPLAGLSEAERTALRDLLRRMLGEG encoded by the coding sequence ATGGCCACCCGTACAGACCCCCTGACCCTTGAGGTCGTCGACCTCATCGGCACCGTCGTGGCGCGCTACCACGAGGAGTACGACCGGGCCGCCGCCGAGCACTCCCTCACCGGGGCGCAGGCGCGGGTCCTCGGGCTGCTCGCGCTGGAGCCGACCCCGATGCGGAAGATCGCCGTCAAGCTGAAGTGCGAGCCGTCGAACGTGACCGGCATCGTCGACCGGCTGGAGACCCGCGGCCTGGTCGAACGCCGGCCCGACCCGGTCGACCGCCGCGTGAAGGTGGCCGCCGCGACGGAGACGGGCGTGCGGACGGCACGGCAGCTGCGGGACTCGCTGAACTTCGCCCGGGAGCCGCTGGCCGGGCTGTCGGAGGCGGAGCGGACGGCGCTACGGGATCTGCTGCGGCGGATGCTGGGCGAGGGGTAA
- a CDS encoding rod shape-determining protein has translation MTVSLDQLQRCHIAVDLGAARTRVYVKGLGLVVDEPSVAAVNTRTGSLIAVGVLAEQMTGRTPEYIRVVRPVSGGTVVDIEMAQRMLRHLLGDKLRRQLRRKPRLRAAACIPHEADPLARRATVETLTGLGARRVELVDTLIAAAAGCGLPVEQPTATMIMACGAATTQIAVLSLGSIVTAVRIPVGGNAIDEAVIQYLRQHHALLLPSQSVRPLQLALHGNGLQLTGPALTDIHGRDVATGLARSVQVDTAAVRRAIHTPLTAVLDGVGKVLRECPPDLVADLADRGIMMVGGSALLPGLDEMLRDATGMPVHIADRPDVCSVLGLGAMLDGKIQPMVLNPLAG, from the coding sequence GTGACCGTCAGCCTTGATCAGCTGCAGCGTTGCCACATCGCCGTCGATCTCGGGGCCGCGAGGACCCGTGTGTATGTCAAGGGGCTCGGGCTCGTCGTCGACGAACCGAGCGTCGCCGCAGTCAACACCCGTACCGGATCGCTCATCGCGGTCGGCGTGCTCGCCGAGCAGATGACCGGCCGCACCCCCGAGTACATCCGGGTGGTCCGCCCGGTCTCCGGCGGGACCGTCGTCGACATCGAGATGGCCCAGCGGATGCTGCGCCACCTCCTCGGTGACAAGCTCCGCCGCCAGCTGCGCCGCAAGCCGCGGCTGCGGGCGGCCGCCTGCATCCCCCACGAGGCCGACCCGCTGGCCCGGCGCGCCACGGTGGAGACGCTGACCGGGCTCGGCGCCCGGCGGGTCGAGCTGGTGGACACCCTGATCGCGGCGGCTGCGGGCTGCGGGCTGCCGGTGGAGCAGCCGACCGCGACCATGATCATGGCGTGCGGGGCGGCGACCACCCAGATCGCCGTGCTCTCGCTCGGCTCCATCGTGACGGCCGTCCGCATCCCGGTCGGCGGCAACGCCATCGACGAGGCGGTGATCCAGTACCTGCGCCAGCACCACGCGCTGCTGCTGCCGAGCCAGTCGGTGCGCCCGCTGCAACTGGCACTGCACGGCAACGGCCTCCAGCTGACCGGCCCCGCCCTGACCGACATCCACGGGCGGGACGTCGCCACCGGCCTGGCCCGCTCGGTGCAGGTCGACACCGCCGCCGTACGGCGGGCCATCCACACCCCGCTCACCGCCGTCCTCGACGGGGTCGGCAAGGTGCTGCGGGAGTGCCCGCCCGACCTGGTGGCCGACCTCGCGGACCGCGGGATCATGATGGTGGGCGGCAGCGCGCTGTTGCCGGGACTCGACGAGATGCTCCGCGACGCGACCGGCATGCCGGTGCACATCGCCGACCGCCCGGATGTGTGCTCGGTGCTCGGCCTCGGTGCGATGCTGGACGGAAAGATCCAGCCGATGGTCCTCAACCCGCTGGCTGGCTAG
- a CDS encoding GAF domain-containing protein, with amino-acid sequence MTRVDRLPLLLEAVLSIGSDLGLRATLQQIVDTASALTGARYGALGVLEPDQDRTEALYTTGMTEAERQHIGRLLPEGRAGLLSEGGGREPDGLPERAFLMAPIQVHTELFGHLCLTEKSSGPFSETDRALLHVLASQAGIAIGNARLYESARQRERWIEGAAAVTTALLTGTDAADALMTVAERARVLAGASAGVILQPTEAGGMEIVTASTLDDPAGIVGATIAPGSPVLVQLLGGEPVFIDDSATDPRMTTDVRSRFGPSMMLPLQSGGRLIGTLALPRRRGAPPYTAVDRLLATQFASQAALALVMADAQADREQLAVYEDRDRIARDLHDLVVQRLFATEMMLESTRRRTTGEQAAGGEGAGELIGRAVDELDSTIQEVRTAIFALQQPPAEAPSTFRGLVLRETGGAAALLDFPPSVHFTGAVDALVGEETGRELLAALRGALAAAHRRPGVSAIDVAVDATVRLPDGRSAVRLVVADDGRDEEGGRSTTVTWQAPL; translated from the coding sequence TTGACCCGCGTCGACCGGCTGCCGCTCCTGCTGGAGGCCGTCCTCAGCATCGGCAGCGACCTCGGGCTCCGGGCCACCCTCCAGCAGATCGTGGACACCGCGAGCGCGCTGACGGGGGCCCGCTACGGGGCCCTCGGCGTGCTGGAGCCCGACCAGGACCGGACCGAGGCCCTCTACACGACCGGGATGACCGAGGCGGAGCGGCAGCACATCGGACGCCTCCTCCCGGAGGGCCGGGCCGGGCTCCTGTCCGAGGGCGGCGGCCGGGAGCCGGACGGGCTGCCGGAGCGGGCCTTCCTCATGGCCCCGATCCAGGTGCACACCGAACTCTTCGGCCACCTCTGCCTCACGGAGAAGAGTTCCGGCCCCTTCAGCGAGACGGACCGGGCCCTGCTACACGTGCTCGCCTCCCAGGCGGGCATCGCGATCGGCAACGCCCGGCTCTACGAGAGCGCCCGGCAGCGCGAGCGGTGGATCGAGGGGGCGGCCGCCGTCACCACGGCCCTGCTGACCGGGACCGACGCGGCCGACGCCCTGATGACCGTGGCCGAACGTGCCCGGGTGCTCGCCGGCGCCTCGGCCGGGGTGATCCTCCAGCCGACGGAGGCGGGCGGGATGGAGATCGTGACCGCCTCCACCCTCGACGACCCGGCGGGCATCGTCGGCGCGACCATCGCGCCGGGCTCCCCCGTCCTGGTCCAGCTCCTCGGCGGCGAGCCCGTCTTCATCGACGACTCCGCCACCGACCCCCGGATGACCACCGACGTACGGTCCCGGTTCGGGCCCAGCATGATGCTGCCGCTCCAGAGCGGCGGCCGGCTCATCGGCACCCTCGCCCTGCCCCGGCGGCGGGGCGCACCCCCGTACACGGCGGTCGACCGGCTGCTCGCGACCCAGTTCGCCTCACAGGCGGCCCTGGCGCTGGTGATGGCCGACGCGCAGGCGGACCGGGAGCAGCTCGCGGTGTACGAGGACCGTGACCGGATCGCCCGTGACCTGCACGACCTGGTGGTCCAGCGGCTCTTCGCGACGGAGATGATGCTGGAGTCGACGCGCCGGCGGACCACGGGTGAGCAGGCCGCGGGCGGGGAAGGGGCCGGTGAGCTGATCGGCCGGGCCGTGGACGAGCTGGACTCCACCATCCAGGAGGTCCGCACCGCGATCTTCGCCCTCCAGCAGCCGCCCGCCGAGGCCCCGAGCACCTTCCGGGGCCTGGTCCTGCGGGAGACCGGGGGCGCGGCGGCGCTGCTGGACTTTCCGCCGTCGGTGCACTTCACGGGGGCGGTGGACGCGCTGGTGGGCGAGGAGACGGGCCGGGAGCTGCTGGCGGCGCTGCGCGGGGCGCTGGCCGCCGCCCACCGCAGGCCCGGGGTCTCGGCGATCGACGTGGCGGTGGACGCGACGGTGCGGCTGCCCGACGGGCGGAGCGCGGTGCGTCTGGTGGTGGCGGACGACGGGCGGGACGAGGAGGGCGGCCGGTCGACGACGGTGACCTGGCAGGCGCCGTTGTGA
- a CDS encoding Lrp/AsnC family transcriptional regulator encodes MDRLDREILGILQEDARISYRDLGVRVGLSANAAGDRVRRMRKDGVIRGFTVIVDPAADTRSGLVVFIDVTLRLDTTNEEFERSVLMLPGITEVVHVTGGHDYLIRATAADPVALDSLLRRLKQEAGVAHSTTRIALRAAPKH; translated from the coding sequence ATGGATCGGCTGGACAGGGAAATCCTCGGCATTCTCCAGGAGGACGCGCGGATCTCGTACCGGGATCTGGGCGTACGGGTGGGCCTCAGCGCCAACGCGGCGGGCGACCGGGTCCGCCGTATGCGCAAGGACGGGGTGATCCGCGGCTTCACCGTCATCGTCGACCCGGCCGCCGACACCCGTTCGGGCCTGGTCGTCTTCATCGATGTGACGTTGCGCCTCGACACGACGAACGAGGAGTTCGAACGTTCGGTGCTGATGCTGCCCGGGATCACGGAGGTGGTGCATGTGACCGGCGGCCACGACTATCTGATCCGCGCCACGGCGGCCGACCCGGTGGCGCTGGACTCGCTGCTGCGGCGGCTGAAACAGGAGGCGGGCGTGGCCCACTCCACCACCCGGATCGCGCTGCGGGCGGCCCCGAAGCACTGA